The following coding sequences lie in one Heyndrickxia oleronia genomic window:
- a CDS encoding polysaccharide deacetylase family protein — translation MKKISMILLLSLICTLGFFSGKAEASSTGPASIVINDELIKFKDVKPFMSNNVTYVPIRLFSQALGVDVNWDQQKQIAILTKASRKLSLDLKQNMIMTESGGKQKVSLHLVNNQMVAPYRFIGEYFGYQVEYVQKGSFARITDKNAKLSNEQIYEKYKKELTKTIVKPGKVAYLTFDDGPNAHTERILNILKKYDAKATFFMLNDNMASHQTVVKEMVSEGHGVGCHGVTHDQQKFYRSPASAVGEMNTCLSTLAKITGQHSTVIRVPYGSKPYMTTNYRKAMDAKGYQMWDWNVDSLDWKLLNGPKTANYTINQIKAIQKSGTSPLILFHDKATTADALPAVLSYLKENGYELLPITNEIEAYNFWDRRKI, via the coding sequence ATGAAAAAAATTTCAATGATTCTACTTCTGAGTCTTATTTGTACATTGGGCTTCTTTAGTGGAAAAGCTGAAGCGAGCTCAACAGGGCCAGCTTCCATCGTCATAAATGATGAATTGATAAAATTTAAAGATGTTAAACCATTTATGTCAAATAACGTAACCTACGTCCCCATTCGTCTCTTTTCTCAAGCATTAGGAGTAGATGTAAACTGGGATCAGCAAAAGCAGATAGCTATTTTGACGAAAGCATCAAGAAAACTATCCCTTGATCTGAAGCAAAATATGATCATGACGGAATCTGGTGGAAAGCAGAAGGTATCACTCCATCTTGTAAATAATCAAATGGTTGCACCATACCGATTTATTGGTGAATATTTTGGTTACCAAGTCGAATATGTACAAAAAGGATCTTTTGCTAGAATTACAGATAAAAACGCAAAATTATCAAATGAACAAATCTATGAAAAATATAAAAAAGAATTAACAAAGACAATAGTAAAACCAGGGAAGGTCGCCTACCTCACCTTTGATGATGGCCCAAACGCACATACCGAGAGAATCCTGAATATTTTAAAAAAATATGATGCCAAGGCAACCTTTTTCATGCTGAATGACAATATGGCCTCGCACCAAACCGTTGTCAAAGAAATGGTTAGCGAAGGACATGGAGTTGGCTGTCACGGGGTGACCCATGATCAACAAAAATTTTACCGTTCCCCAGCCTCAGCAGTTGGTGAAATGAATACATGTTTAAGTACATTAGCAAAAATTACAGGACAACACTCTACTGTTATTCGAGTTCCATATGGCAGCAAACCATATATGACCACAAACTACCGCAAGGCGATGGATGCAAAAGGCTACCAAATGTGGGATTGGAATGTCGATAGCCTAGATTGGAAACTATTAAACGGCCCGAAAACAGCCAACTATACAATCAATCAAATTAAAGCCATACAAAAGAGTGGAACGTCACCATTAATCCTGTTCCACGACAAAGCGACAACTGCAGACGCTCTACCTGCCGTTCTCAGCTACTTAAAGGAAAACGGATATGAGCTATTGCCGATTACCAATGAAATTGAGGCATATAACTTCTGGGATCGGAGGAAGATTTAA
- a CDS encoding SRPBCC family protein, translated as MDTQVTTKFKIVKPASEVFEAIVDPEKIGNFWFSSSSERWEQGKSITLRYDEYNAEGKIHVVEVEENKKIVFSWGPEDQETIVTILLVELDQTSTRIEVTESGFNGDDPEIVNTMLGQKEGWVFALTCLKAYLENGITTLRGSLIH; from the coding sequence ATGGATACTCAAGTAACAACAAAATTTAAAATAGTGAAGCCTGCTAGTGAAGTTTTCGAGGCAATCGTGGATCCCGAAAAAATAGGAAACTTCTGGTTCTCCTCCAGTTCGGAAAGATGGGAGCAAGGCAAGAGCATTACTCTAAGATATGATGAATACAATGCAGAGGGTAAAATCCATGTAGTAGAAGTTGAGGAAAATAAGAAAATCGTGTTTTCTTGGGGACCGGAAGATCAAGAAACGATTGTTACTATCTTACTTGTAGAGTTAGATCAGACAAGTACCCGTATAGAAGTAACTGAATCAGGCTTTAATGGGGATGATCCTGAAATCGTAAACACGATGTTAGGGCAAAAGGAAGGCTGGGTCTTTGCGTTAACCTGCTTAAAGGCGTACTTAGAAAATGGGATTACAACTTTGAGAGGTTCATTAATTCATTAG
- a CDS encoding TetR/AcrR family transcriptional regulator, translating into MAKPNVISKHELIQYAKECLVDKGIEKFTLRAVAEEAGVTQGTIYYHFKTKEQLLLDMVKDICESSWTEISQQDHSYIISQAIESAKSRCSHDSFFHKLFFTLVTSSFNNEKIRSQLGDVMVAENKALTNNLTNLWTKSPIEGVTLETWGILLNAVVDGIALQALVQKDFPVDKTYEEVERLLKGLGNLLNREGNE; encoded by the coding sequence ATGGCAAAGCCAAATGTCATAAGTAAGCATGAATTAATTCAATATGCAAAGGAGTGTTTGGTTGATAAGGGAATAGAGAAATTTACTTTGAGAGCAGTAGCAGAAGAAGCAGGGGTAACACAAGGAACAATCTATTACCATTTTAAAACAAAGGAACAATTGCTATTAGATATGGTAAAGGATATCTGCGAAAGTTCTTGGACTGAAATTTCACAGCAAGATCATTCCTATATCATAAGCCAAGCAATTGAATCTGCTAAAAGTCGTTGTTCACATGACTCTTTTTTTCATAAATTATTTTTTACGCTAGTTACTTCAAGCTTTAATAATGAAAAAATAAGAAGTCAATTAGGCGATGTTATGGTAGCAGAAAATAAGGCTTTAACGAATAATTTAACCAATCTATGGACCAAGTCACCAATTGAAGGCGTTACCCTTGAGACATGGGGAATTCTTTTAAATGCGGTAGTTGATGGGATAGCGCTCCAGGCATTAGTTCAAAAGGATTTCCCCGTAGATAAAACATACGAAGAAGTTGAACGGTTGCTGAAAGGGCTTGGGAATTTGCTAAATAGGGAGGGCAATGAATGA
- a CDS encoding DUF5367 family protein has translation MKGYIVTAVWGLIVWLFATLFFVLFGDRVLVSPGTNHYLINIVLLLLCTGLVLWGVTYVYLLFDKTKKAALKFGVIGTIIGLALDTFSLSNHQFIFPKLSDSQIIAFTAWMSFAYALYLLIPVMIYKKRSL, from the coding sequence ATGAAAGGCTATATCGTTACAGCGGTATGGGGGTTGATTGTATGGCTATTTGCTACACTCTTTTTTGTACTTTTTGGAGATCGTGTACTTGTTAGTCCTGGAACAAATCATTACTTGATTAATATTGTCTTATTATTACTTTGCACAGGACTTGTACTTTGGGGTGTTACGTATGTGTATCTTTTATTCGATAAAACAAAAAAGGCAGCATTAAAATTCGGAGTCATTGGTACGATTATTGGTTTAGCCTTGGACACATTTTCCTTATCCAATCACCAGTTCATTTTTCCAAAGCTAAGCGATTCACAGATTATTGCTTTTACCGCATGGATGTCTTTTGCCTATGCCTTATATTTATTGATCCCTGTAATGATATACAAAAAAAGATCTTTATAA
- a CDS encoding quinone oxidoreductase family protein, with the protein MKAIVVTEFGKPEVMKYMDIDIPTIKPTQVIIQVEKTSVNYADVKARYGKKGSGKLPFVPGLDVAGTIVEKGLEVQHLQVGQRVIAFPASGSYSEYAVGEQNLTYEIPDTIDFDTAAACPTVSFLSYKLLAEIARIEIGETILIHAAAGGVGTTAIQLAKILGAGKVIGTVGNESKASIALKAGADQVVTYQNFEEKVNELTDGKGVSIVLDSIAGEITERSLTCLAPYGRFVQFGHSSGKAGTIKTSDLHSSCRSILGFSLGTTRMQRPDSLQTTAKQVLKYINEGKLKFEIGHRFPLKDAQLAHQLIESRLSTGKILLDVRGNG; encoded by the coding sequence ATGAAAGCAATCGTTGTTACAGAATTCGGCAAGCCTGAAGTGATGAAATACATGGATATAGATATTCCAACGATCAAACCTACGCAAGTAATCATTCAAGTGGAGAAAACAAGTGTCAATTATGCGGATGTAAAAGCAAGATACGGTAAAAAAGGTAGTGGGAAACTGCCTTTTGTGCCCGGACTTGATGTAGCTGGAACCATAGTCGAGAAGGGATTAGAGGTGCAACATTTACAGGTTGGACAACGAGTCATTGCTTTTCCAGCAAGTGGTTCATATTCAGAATATGCGGTGGGTGAACAGAATCTTACATATGAAATACCCGACACGATTGATTTTGATACAGCGGCTGCTTGTCCAACGGTATCCTTCCTTTCCTATAAATTACTGGCGGAGATAGCGAGGATAGAAATAGGGGAAACCATCCTTATTCATGCTGCAGCTGGGGGAGTAGGGACAACTGCGATTCAATTAGCAAAAATTTTAGGTGCTGGGAAAGTGATAGGAACAGTCGGAAATGAAAGCAAAGCATCAATCGCGTTAAAAGCGGGTGCTGATCAAGTGGTTACCTATCAAAACTTCGAGGAAAAAGTAAATGAGCTTACTGATGGCAAAGGGGTATCGATCGTTTTAGATTCGATCGCAGGGGAAATTACGGAAAGAAGTTTAACTTGTCTAGCTCCATATGGACGATTCGTTCAATTTGGTCATTCTAGTGGAAAGGCAGGGACCATTAAAACAAGCGATCTTCACTCCAGTTGTCGCTCTATCCTTGGCTTTAGCTTAGGCACTACGCGAATGCAGCGACCAGACTCTTTGCAGACTACAGCTAAACAGGTCCTAAAGTATATAAATGAAGGGAAGCTAAAGTTCGAAATCGGTCATCGTTTTCCATTGAAAGATGCTCAATTAGCCCATCAATTAATTGAGAGTAGATTAAGTACAGGGAAGATATTGTTAGATGTAAGAGGTAATGGGTGA
- a CDS encoding GNAT family N-acetyltransferase produces the protein MKTSKRVTRDAELKIAFSIREEVFVKEQGVPLADEFDEFDSLDADCEHVLVYYHEEPVGTGRIRMVDGVGKLERICILEPYRKFGLGKMIIYALEEIAVEQEVTKVKLHGQTQAEGFYKKLGYQTSSSEFMEDGIPHILMTKTLKSL, from the coding sequence ATGAAAACATCAAAAAGAGTGACGAGAGATGCTGAGTTGAAAATTGCATTTTCTATCAGAGAAGAAGTATTTGTTAAGGAACAAGGCGTACCACTTGCAGATGAATTCGACGAATTTGATTCATTGGATGCAGACTGTGAGCATGTTTTAGTATATTACCACGAGGAACCCGTAGGAACAGGCAGAATTCGAATGGTTGATGGCGTAGGTAAATTGGAGAGAATTTGTATACTAGAGCCATACCGTAAATTTGGACTTGGTAAAATGATCATTTATGCATTAGAGGAAATAGCAGTTGAACAAGAAGTGACTAAAGTCAAATTGCATGGTCAAACACAAGCAGAAGGATTTTATAAAAAGCTTGGATATCAAACCTCATCCAGTGAATTTATGGAGGATGGGATTCCTCATATTTTAATGACTAAAACACTTAAAAGCTTGTAG
- a CDS encoding FAD-dependent oxidoreductase translates to MKNKKILILCLALVIVIALLFPLKKLYNQSRNQDKPAESSKELTTVKPYKHPELKESYDVVVVGGEPEGVAAAVAAARSGSKTLLIEHRDGLGGLFTYGMLNFLDLSQDKKGAPANTGIFSEWHKLVGNQTGFDIKEGKLAFLKLVQDEPNLTLSLETQLVDVVKEQNQLTGIKIKDAQGQEKTIEAKAFIDSTQDADLAVKAGAPYFEGGEDIGLKDRKMAVTLMIHLKGVDWEEMRKAAAKGLFGGGNVRATVGWGFTGLHTAYKPTLENTRLRGLNIVKQKDGTVFINALQIFGIDGLDPESKQKAIEIGKQETKGVVEFLQKNFPGFEKAEIVDYPNELYVRETRHIKAEYAVKMSDVWENRDQWDSIGFGAYPSDVQATSPQDYGYVMAAPVQYAIPFRSLVPQEIDGLLVASKASGYSSLAAGSARVVPTGMSAGQAAGVAASLAIKNDISFRDMSKDKKLIETLRDQLEDQGAKLYHFDIKYNYQGEWYYPAVQKLLNYGAVVGGYENKLPVDKPFSEKFFFYFLANTKRISPVVEQKYNNGIMAVKDLAAEDDTPVTRNKAAQMIMTYFGEPATGDQAWKALVQKGIVNDTFTDHVKEDRELKGKEAYYLAYLMYQYIEKETK, encoded by the coding sequence ATGAAGAACAAAAAAATACTTATTCTCTGCTTGGCTTTGGTCATTGTGATTGCTTTACTTTTTCCTTTAAAGAAGCTTTACAATCAATCAAGGAACCAAGACAAGCCTGCGGAAAGTAGCAAAGAACTCACTACTGTTAAGCCGTATAAACATCCTGAATTGAAGGAAAGCTATGATGTTGTTGTCGTTGGTGGAGAACCTGAAGGGGTAGCAGCTGCAGTTGCCGCCGCTCGATCTGGTTCAAAAACACTACTCATCGAGCATCGTGATGGACTGGGCGGTTTATTCACCTATGGAATGTTGAACTTTCTAGATTTAAGCCAGGATAAGAAAGGGGCACCTGCTAATACAGGAATCTTTTCTGAATGGCATAAGCTCGTAGGAAATCAAACAGGCTTTGATATTAAAGAAGGCAAGCTTGCTTTTCTAAAGCTTGTTCAGGACGAGCCTAATTTAACACTTAGCTTAGAAACACAGTTAGTCGATGTTGTGAAAGAACAAAATCAACTTACAGGAATTAAAATTAAAGATGCCCAAGGGCAAGAAAAAACGATTGAAGCAAAGGCATTTATCGACTCAACCCAAGACGCTGATTTAGCGGTTAAGGCCGGTGCTCCATATTTTGAAGGTGGCGAGGATATTGGCTTGAAGGACCGCAAAATGGCGGTTACTTTGATGATCCACTTAAAAGGCGTTGATTGGGAAGAGATGAGAAAGGCAGCCGCGAAGGGATTGTTTGGCGGCGGGAATGTCCGTGCAACCGTTGGCTGGGGATTCACTGGCCTACATACAGCCTATAAACCAACCTTAGAGAATACTAGATTACGTGGCTTAAACATCGTGAAGCAAAAGGATGGCACCGTCTTCATCAATGCCCTACAAATCTTTGGTATTGATGGACTCGACCCTGAATCAAAACAAAAAGCCATCGAAATAGGTAAGCAGGAAACGAAAGGCGTCGTAGAATTTTTACAAAAGAACTTCCCAGGCTTCGAAAAAGCTGAAATCGTAGACTATCCGAATGAGCTATATGTTCGAGAAACGCGCCATATTAAAGCTGAATATGCCGTGAAAATGTCTGATGTATGGGAAAACCGTGATCAATGGGATAGCATTGGCTTTGGCGCCTATCCTTCTGATGTCCAAGCAACATCACCACAGGATTACGGCTATGTCATGGCCGCACCTGTTCAATATGCGATACCATTCCGTTCTTTAGTTCCACAGGAAATTGACGGATTACTCGTAGCAAGCAAAGCAAGTGGCTATTCATCACTCGCTGCAGGAAGTGCCCGCGTCGTTCCAACAGGAATGTCAGCTGGACAAGCTGCTGGTGTTGCCGCATCGCTAGCAATAAAAAATGATATTTCCTTCCGGGATATGAGTAAAGACAAAAAGCTGATAGAAACATTACGCGATCAACTTGAGGATCAAGGGGCGAAGCTCTACCATTTTGATATTAAATACAACTATCAAGGAGAATGGTACTATCCTGCGGTGCAAAAGCTCCTCAATTACGGAGCAGTCGTAGGTGGCTATGAAAACAAGCTTCCGGTTGACAAACCATTTAGTGAAAAGTTCTTCTTCTACTTCCTAGCGAATACAAAACGTATTTCACCAGTCGTGGAACAAAAGTATAACAATGGAATCATGGCTGTGAAGGACTTAGCAGCTGAAGATGATACACCGGTTACACGAAACAAAGCTGCACAAATGATCATGACCTATTTCGGTGAACCAGCTACTGGTGACCAAGCATGGAAAGCATTAGTGCAAAAAGGCATCGTGAATGATACCTTTACCGATCATGTAAAAGAAGATCGTGAGCTAAAAGGGAAAGAAGCGTATTATTTAGCTTACTTAATGTATCAATATATTGAAAAGGAAACAAAGTAA
- a CDS encoding LTA synthase family protein produces the protein MNKIWAFIKEHLAFIIFLMLITLKLHLFSKNTNTTFLLDNLGYFKNGFSVLFKQGSFEAFYTGLFLVSFGALLLLSFWTLFMSGRKQLIALFILNLVISFIAIADIIYYRYFHDILSIPVLSQANQTGAVSGSIKDLFQWKDLVFFIDLIILIPIIIFLYIRKIKWKKQIGFRGKAATSVLVAVIGFIFVYAPTQDYISKYGNVLFKQNWYNMSLFNKTGLIGFHAYDAYKFVDETFIHKTVISKEDKKKAQDWFKEHQKTLAANSPYDGIAKGKNIIMIQLEAFNNFFINQKVNGQEITPNINKLIKDSMYYKNFYHEAAQGRTSDAEFLTNESMYPLTSGSVYVRYGNQKFDGLATNLSKAGYTTAAFHAYEKSFWNRYVMYQNNGMQHFFGKDDFKPGEIAGWALGDRPFFQQAIDKMKTFDQPFYSFMISLTSHHPYEIQSQYKELNLEGYSGIFANYLQSVHYTDKAIGEMVERLKKEGLWDKSVLIMYGDHDYGVKEDANMTKIAGVENTPLNVERLYNQVPLIIHLPNDAGKGIYEKTAGQLDIAPTIFHLLGMKPNNLYMMGSNIVSKEDNLVVFRYGSFTNGKVYYKASQDGVFSNGICYDLKTEQETDVQQCKAGYDESRERLTISDHMIMGNLVTEFEGKQK, from the coding sequence TTGAATAAGATTTGGGCGTTTATAAAAGAGCATCTGGCGTTCATCATTTTCTTGATGCTCATTACATTGAAACTACACTTATTTTCGAAAAATACAAATACAACATTTCTTTTAGATAATCTGGGATACTTTAAAAATGGCTTTTCGGTGCTCTTTAAGCAAGGAAGCTTTGAAGCCTTTTATACGGGGCTATTTTTAGTTAGCTTTGGGGCATTATTGCTTCTATCGTTCTGGACCTTGTTTATGTCAGGACGAAAACAGTTAATTGCCTTGTTTATTTTAAACCTTGTCATTAGCTTTATTGCGATTGCGGATATTATCTACTACCGTTATTTCCATGATATCCTGTCGATCCCGGTTCTATCACAAGCGAATCAAACAGGGGCAGTTAGTGGAAGTATTAAGGATTTATTTCAATGGAAGGATCTTGTCTTTTTCATTGATTTGATAATTCTCATTCCGATCATTATCTTCCTATATATAAGGAAGATTAAGTGGAAAAAGCAAATCGGCTTCCGTGGCAAAGCCGCTACCTCTGTACTCGTTGCAGTGATCGGATTTATCTTTGTCTACGCGCCGACACAAGATTATATTAGCAAGTATGGAAATGTACTGTTCAAGCAAAACTGGTACAATATGTCCTTATTTAATAAGACTGGGCTTATTGGCTTCCACGCCTATGATGCGTATAAGTTTGTCGATGAAACCTTTATCCATAAAACCGTGATTTCGAAGGAAGATAAAAAGAAAGCACAGGATTGGTTCAAGGAGCATCAAAAAACATTGGCTGCCAATTCACCATATGATGGCATTGCAAAAGGCAAAAACATTATTATGATTCAGCTTGAAGCCTTTAATAACTTCTTTATTAATCAAAAGGTGAATGGCCAAGAGATTACGCCAAATATTAATAAGTTAATTAAAGATAGTATGTATTATAAAAACTTTTACCATGAAGCCGCACAGGGTCGGACATCGGATGCAGAATTTTTAACAAATGAATCGATGTATCCTTTAACATCAGGTTCTGTCTATGTGCGTTATGGAAATCAGAAATTTGATGGACTAGCTACAAATCTTTCCAAGGCTGGTTACACCACTGCTGCTTTCCATGCCTATGAAAAAAGCTTCTGGAATCGTTATGTCATGTACCAAAACAATGGCATGCAGCATTTCTTCGGTAAAGATGATTTCAAGCCAGGGGAAATCGCTGGTTGGGCATTGGGCGACCGTCCATTTTTCCAACAGGCCATTGATAAGATGAAGACCTTTGATCAACCATTCTATTCCTTTATGATTTCATTAACGAGTCACCATCCATATGAAATCCAATCACAATATAAGGAATTGAATTTAGAAGGCTACTCAGGCATTTTCGCGAATTACTTACAATCTGTTCACTATACAGATAAAGCGATTGGTGAAATGGTCGAACGTTTGAAAAAAGAAGGATTATGGGATAAGTCAGTCCTCATTATGTATGGTGACCACGATTATGGGGTCAAGGAAGATGCGAATATGACGAAGATCGCTGGTGTGGAAAATACACCATTGAATGTCGAGCGATTATACAATCAAGTACCCCTCATCATCCATTTACCGAATGATGCAGGAAAAGGTATTTATGAGAAAACGGCTGGACAGTTAGATATCGCACCAACCATCTTCCATCTACTCGGTATGAAACCTAACAATCTTTACATGATGGGAAGCAATATTGTATCCAAAGAAGATAATCTCGTTGTCTTCCGCTATGGATCCTTTACGAATGGGAAGGTGTATTATAAAGCATCCCAAGATGGTGTGTTCAGCAACGGAATTTGTTATGATTTAAAAACTGAACAAGAAACCGATGTCCAACAATGTAAAGCTGGATATGATGAATCCCGCGAACGTCTCACGATTTCCGACCATATGATTATGGGAAATTTAGTGACGGAGTTTGAAGGGAAACAGAAATAA
- a CDS encoding N-acetylmuramoyl-L-alanine amidase: protein MKTYKKIISILAILVLAMIPIKGHAAGTMSDIPAKSKTEIDYLINNKVITGYPDQTFRPNNNVTREEAATMIGRAIGLNGTKRTTSFADVKASSFGSGYIQSAVEAGIITGYEDKTFRPTNKITRGEMAYLLTKAFKLKETSKVSFKDVIMTSNQGIVINQMVTGGLSNGYPDGTFKPTNNISREEFSLMVARGMNEDFRVSSEAKPLGVKYVNATSLNVRKGPDTSYAAIGYLKSGDKVTVYSIANNWAYITNGSLTGYVSATYLSDAPPVVQPPTDPQDPTPPVTGKHVITIDAGHGGKDPGSSGNGLVEKDITLAVSLKVQKKLEAAGIKVVMTRTGDTYPTLQQRINIGVNAKADTFVSIHANKFGSESANGTESYYNTKAALSPRAEASKQLATFIQKRLVKALGTTDRGVKTADYQVITYNPLPAALIELGFLSNKSDASKLGSDNYQNLAAQAIVDGIKDYYNWKDKQ, encoded by the coding sequence GTGAAGACTTACAAAAAAATAATATCCATCTTAGCGATTCTTGTCCTAGCAATGATCCCTATTAAAGGTCATGCTGCAGGCACGATGAGCGATATTCCGGCAAAGTCCAAAACGGAAATTGATTATTTAATCAATAACAAAGTGATTACGGGGTATCCTGATCAGACCTTCCGTCCGAATAATAATGTGACTCGTGAGGAAGCTGCAACGATGATCGGTCGGGCGATTGGATTAAACGGAACAAAGAGAACTACAAGCTTTGCTGATGTAAAGGCAAGCAGCTTTGGATCTGGCTATATTCAATCTGCAGTAGAAGCAGGGATTATTACAGGATATGAAGACAAAACATTTAGGCCAACAAACAAGATTACTAGAGGCGAAATGGCTTATCTGCTAACAAAAGCATTCAAGCTAAAAGAAACAAGCAAAGTTTCTTTTAAAGATGTGATTATGACATCGAATCAAGGTATCGTTATCAATCAAATGGTAACAGGCGGACTTTCAAATGGGTATCCAGATGGAACGTTCAAGCCAACAAACAATATTAGCCGCGAGGAATTCTCCTTAATGGTCGCACGTGGGATGAACGAAGACTTCCGAGTATCCTCTGAAGCAAAACCCCTTGGCGTCAAATATGTGAATGCTACCTCATTAAATGTAAGAAAAGGACCTGACACAAGCTACGCAGCCATTGGTTATTTAAAGAGCGGCGACAAAGTGACGGTCTACAGTATTGCAAATAACTGGGCATACATAACAAATGGTAGTTTAACAGGTTATGTAAGTGCGACGTATCTATCCGATGCACCACCTGTAGTACAACCACCAACTGATCCACAAGATCCAACACCTCCAGTCACTGGAAAGCATGTTATCACAATTGATGCAGGGCATGGTGGCAAGGATCCCGGTTCCTCTGGAAATGGACTAGTGGAAAAAGATATTACATTAGCTGTGTCTTTAAAGGTGCAGAAAAAGCTTGAAGCTGCAGGCATCAAAGTTGTCATGACGAGAACAGGTGATACGTATCCAACATTGCAGCAAAGAATTAATATTGGTGTAAATGCGAAAGCCGATACATTTGTAAGTATTCATGCCAATAAATTCGGTAGTGAAAGTGCGAATGGAACGGAATCCTACTATAATACAAAGGCTGCATTAAGCCCTCGTGCGGAAGCAAGCAAGCAGCTGGCAACATTTATTCAGAAGCGCCTAGTAAAAGCTCTTGGTACAACAGATCGTGGCGTGAAAACGGCTGATTATCAAGTCATCACATACAATCCACTTCCTGCTGCATTAATAGAACTTGGCTTCTTATCGAATAAATCAGATGCAAGCAAACTAGGTTCAGATAATTATCAAAACCTAGCGGCACAAGCAATCGTTGATGGAATCAAAGATTACTATAATTGGAAAGACAAACAATAA